The following coding sequences lie in one Glycine soja cultivar W05 chromosome 16, ASM419377v2, whole genome shotgun sequence genomic window:
- the LOC114391002 gene encoding aquaporin SIP1-2-like translates to MVGAIKAAIGDAVLTFMWVFCSSVLGIASGYITNALNLQHITYNGFPYPSFLVTTTLVFVLVFLFTIIGNVLGGASFNPTGTASFYAVGLGSDTLFSMALRFPAQAAGAAGGALAIMEVIPAKYRHMIGGPSLKVDLHTGAVAEGVLTFVITFVVLLIFLKGPRSDLLKTWLLATATVVLVMVGSAYTGPAMNPANAFGWAYINNWHNTWDQFYVYWICPFAGAILAAWLFRAVFPPPSPPEVKQKKA, encoded by the exons atggTTGGTGCTATAAAAGCAGCGATTGGAGACGCGGTGTTGACTTTCATGTGGGTGTTCTGTTCCTCTGTGTTGGGAATTGCTTCAGGGTACATAACCAATGCACTTAACCTTCAACACATAACCTACAACGGGTTCCCTTACCCTTCTTTTCTTGTCACCACCACCCTCGTTTTTGTTCTCGTTTTTCTTTTCACCATCATTGGCAATGTTCTTGGTGGGGCCAGCTTCAACCCCACCGGCACCGCTTCCTTCTATGCCGTTGGTCTTGGTTCGGATACTCTCTTCTCAATGGCGCTTCGTTTCCCTGCGCAG GCAGCTGGTGCTGCGGGCGGTGCACTGGCAATTATGGAAGTGATTCCTGCAAAGTACAGGCACATGATTGGGGGGCCTTCTTTGAAAGTGGATTTGCACACTGGGGCTGTCGCTGAAGGGGTGTTGACTTTTGTGATTACCTTTGTCGTTCTCCTCATCTTCCTCAAGGGCCCTCGTAGTGACTTGTTGAAGACTTGGTTGCTGGCCACGGCAACTGTAGTTTTGGTCATGGTTGGATCTGCCTACACTGGGCCAGCCATGAATCCTGCCAAC GCTTTTGGCTGGGCATACATAAACAactggcacaacacatgggACCAATTCTATGTATACTGGATTTGCCCCTTCGCCGGAGCAATATTGGCTGCTTGGCTGTTCCGCGCTGTCTTtccaccaccatcaccaccagAAGTTAAACAGAAGAAAGCATGA